A single Spiroplasma floricola 23-6 DNA region contains:
- the rpoC gene encoding DNA-directed RNA polymerase subunit beta', protein MGNSNKRMIKIELASPDVIRSWSRGEVTKPETINYKTLKTEKEGLFDERIFGPTRNYECTCGKYKKVKNKGKICERCGVEITESIVRRERMGHIELEEPVTHIWMLKVAPSRIASILDLKTKEVEEVVYFVSYIVLDPGNSKHLKKGMVLDLGNAKASLKTREKLLKTLEDIRVNIEPDTFAWKRADNLINQLRTPNVPFSMDEASTFISRYINAKFGIGASAIEDLLKNINLDKEIERIREDLKDKKGSSEQNKLMKRLEVLDSLKKSKSRPEWMVLHVIPVIPPDIRPIIQLDGGRFTTSEINDLYRRIIIRNERLKKVKSMGAPSIIVNNEKRMLQEAVDALLDNERKPRPVTGKDKRPLKSLTSILKGKQGRFRQNLLGKRVDYSGRSVIAIGPDLKMYQAGIPRDMAITLFKPFIIRRLQERDFAENVKVAEKMILTNDSKVWDILEEVIKDRPVLLNRAPTLHRLGIQAFEPKLVKGKAIRLHPLVTTAFNADFDGDQMAVHLPISDEAVAEARALMLGSKAILGPKDGKPIVTPTQDMILGNYYITTEEKDVKGQGTLFTSYEEVKIAYETDSVSLNAIVAIPVSELKNKKISDEHKNKFLITTVGKIFFNQMFVEEFPWIVNSNINNAEMEIEKFIVDENTDIRSFIENEYVIQQPIKKKELSLIIERYFKLFGAQKTAQMLDNMKDLGFKFSSKSGTTISAADVVAYTEKFDEFKVADEKVSQITEFYNMGMLTKTEKKRRVINVWSNVKDKIQNRLEEVLKKDPKNPVFVMADSGARGNVSNFTQLVGMRGLMNDPKGDIKEIPIKSSFREGLTVSEYFISTHGARKGMADVALKTADSGYLTRRLVDISQEIIVTEDDCKTSKGFDVHSIIETKHDNIIVPLKDRLVGRFTFSDVIDSNGNLIVEENSLITLSLADEIINAGIEEVQIRTVLTCDTNRGVCRKCYGVNLATGEVVTIGEPVGVIAAQSIGEPGTQLTMRTFHTGGVAGGADITQGLPRIKELLDVTNPKGSIAIISQIDGVIKEATEEDGIITIVVSSDQDERKYKSQYGAILRVTKGETVTRGQKLTEGAINIKELLEVARIEDVQNYILKEVQKVYRLQGIEISDKYIEIIVKQMLNKVKIIDSGETELLPGEVISSRAFRNEVKNAIVAGKKPPLAKHVIFGIKKAPLESDSWLSSASFQDTARVLVKAVIKGKVDKLEGLKENIMLGNLIPAGTGLTGSADIIKKGKETYNSEY, encoded by the coding sequence ATGGGAAATTCAAATAAAAGAATGATTAAAATTGAACTAGCTTCTCCAGATGTGATCAGAAGTTGATCACGTGGTGAAGTTACTAAACCAGAAACAATTAACTACAAAACATTAAAAACTGAAAAAGAAGGTTTATTTGATGAAAGAATCTTTGGACCAACAAGAAATTATGAATGTACTTGTGGTAAATATAAAAAAGTAAAAAATAAAGGAAAAATTTGTGAACGTTGTGGAGTAGAAATTACTGAATCAATTGTTAGACGTGAAAGAATGGGTCACATTGAGTTAGAAGAACCAGTTACTCATATTTGAATGTTAAAAGTTGCTCCTTCAAGAATTGCTTCAATTTTAGATTTAAAAACTAAAGAAGTTGAAGAAGTAGTTTACTTTGTAAGTTATATAGTTTTAGATCCAGGAAATTCAAAACACCTTAAAAAAGGTATGGTTTTAGATTTAGGAAATGCTAAAGCAAGTTTAAAAACTAGAGAAAAATTATTAAAAACTTTAGAAGATATTAGAGTTAATATTGAACCAGATACATTTGCTTGAAAAAGAGCAGATAATTTAATAAATCAATTAAGAACTCCAAATGTGCCTTTCTCAATGGATGAGGCATCTACTTTTATTTCAAGATATATTAATGCTAAATTTGGTATTGGAGCAAGTGCTATTGAAGACTTACTTAAAAATATTAATTTAGATAAAGAAATTGAAAGAATTAGAGAAGATTTAAAAGATAAAAAAGGTTCATCAGAACAAAATAAATTAATGAAACGTCTTGAAGTTTTAGATTCATTAAAAAAATCAAAATCAAGACCAGAGTGAATGGTTTTACATGTAATTCCAGTTATTCCTCCAGACATTAGACCAATTATTCAATTGGATGGTGGTAGATTTACTACTTCTGAAATTAATGACTTATATAGAAGAATTATCATTAGAAATGAACGTTTAAAAAAAGTTAAATCAATGGGAGCACCAAGTATTATTGTTAACAACGAAAAACGTATGTTACAAGAAGCTGTTGATGCTTTATTAGATAATGAACGTAAACCAAGACCAGTTACAGGTAAAGATAAAAGACCATTAAAATCTTTAACATCAATTTTAAAAGGAAAACAAGGAAGATTCCGTCAAAACCTTTTAGGAAAACGTGTTGACTATTCAGGTCGTTCAGTTATTGCTATTGGACCAGATTTAAAAATGTATCAAGCAGGTATTCCAAGAGATATGGCTATTACATTATTTAAACCCTTTATCATTAGAAGATTGCAAGAAAGAGACTTTGCTGAAAATGTAAAAGTTGCAGAAAAAATGATATTAACAAATGATTCAAAAGTTTGAGATATCTTAGAAGAAGTAATTAAAGATAGACCGGTATTATTAAACCGTGCTCCTACTCTTCACCGTTTAGGAATTCAAGCATTTGAACCGAAACTAGTTAAAGGTAAAGCAATTAGACTTCACCCTCTAGTTACAACAGCTTTTAACGCCGACTTTGACGGGGACCAAATGGCTGTTCACTTACCAATAAGTGATGAAGCAGTTGCTGAAGCTAGAGCACTTATGTTAGGATCAAAAGCAATTCTTGGACCAAAAGATGGTAAACCAATTGTTACTCCTACTCAGGATATGATTTTGGGAAATTACTATATAACAACTGAAGAAAAAGATGTTAAAGGTCAAGGAACATTATTTACAAGTTATGAAGAAGTAAAAATAGCTTACGAAACTGATTCAGTTTCACTAAATGCTATTGTTGCAATTCCAGTTAGTGAATTAAAAAATAAAAAAATATCTGATGAACATAAAAATAAATTTTTAATTACAACAGTTGGGAAAATCTTTTTCAACCAAATGTTTGTAGAGGAATTCCCATGAATTGTTAATTCAAATATTAATAATGCTGAAATGGAAATTGAGAAATTTATTGTTGATGAAAATACAGATATCAGAAGTTTTATTGAAAATGAATATGTAATCCAACAACCAATTAAGAAAAAAGAATTATCTTTAATTATTGAAAGATACTTTAAATTATTTGGGGCTCAAAAAACAGCTCAAATGTTAGATAATATGAAGGATTTAGGATTTAAATTCTCATCTAAATCAGGAACAACAATCAGTGCTGCTGACGTTGTTGCTTATACAGAAAAATTTGATGAATTTAAAGTAGCAGATGAAAAAGTTTCACAAATCACTGAATTCTATAATATGGGTATGTTAACAAAAACAGAAAAAAAACGTAGAGTTATTAATGTTTGATCAAATGTAAAAGATAAAATTCAAAATAGACTTGAAGAAGTTCTTAAAAAAGATCCAAAAAACCCAGTATTTGTTATGGCCGATTCTGGAGCTCGTGGTAACGTATCTAACTTTACACAATTAGTAGGTATGAGGGGTCTTATGAACGACCCTAAAGGTGATATTAAAGAAATTCCAATTAAATCATCATTCCGTGAAGGTTTAACAGTGTCAGAATACTTTATTTCTACTCACGGAGCAAGAAAAGGGATGGCCGACGTTGCCTTGAAAACTGCTGACTCAGGTTATTTAACAAGAAGACTTGTTGATATTTCACAAGAAATTATTGTTACAGAAGATGATTGCAAAACTTCAAAAGGTTTTGATGTTCACTCAATTATTGAAACAAAACACGACAATATTATTGTTCCATTGAAAGATAGACTTGTTGGAAGATTTACTTTCAGCGATGTAATTGATTCAAATGGAAATTTAATTGTTGAAGAAAATTCATTAATTACATTATCATTAGCTGATGAAATTATTAATGCAGGTATTGAAGAAGTTCAAATTAGAACTGTATTAACATGTGATACAAACCGTGGTGTATGTAGAAAATGTTATGGTGTAAATTTAGCAACTGGTGAAGTTGTTACAATTGGTGAACCAGTTGGAGTTATTGCAGCTCAATCAATTGGTGAACCTGGTACTCAGCTAACTATGCGTACTTTCCATACCGGAGGGGTTGCTGGGGGAGCAGATATTACACAAGGGCTACCTCGTATTAAAGAATTACTTGACGTTACAAATCCAAAAGGTTCAATTGCTATAATTTCACAAATTGATGGAGTTATTAAAGAAGCAACTGAAGAAGATGGAATTATAACAATTGTTGTTTCATCAGATCAAGATGAAAGAAAATACAAATCACAATATGGAGCTATTTTAAGAGTAACAAAAGGTGAAACTGTAACTCGTGGTCAAAAATTAACTGAAGGGGCAATAAACATAAAAGAATTATTGGAAGTTGCAAGAATTGAAGATGTTCAAAACTATATCTTGAAAGAGGTACAAAAAGTTTATCGTCTACAAGGGATTGAAATTTCAGATAAATATATTGAAATTATTGTTAAACAAATGTTGAATAAAGTTAAAATTATTGATTCAGGAGAAACTGAATTACTTCCAGGAGAAGTTATCTCATCAAGAGCATTCAGAAATGAAGTTAAAAATGCTATTGTTGCAGGTAAAAAACCACCTCTTGCAAAACACGTAATCTTTGGTATTAAAAAAGCACCACTTGAATCAGATTCATGATTGTCTAGTGCATCATTCCAAGATACAGCAAGAGTTCTTGTTAAAGCTGTTATCAAAGGAAAAGTTGATAAACTTGAAGGATTAAAAGAAAACATTATGTTAGGAAATTTAATTCCTGCAGGAACTGGATTAACTGGTAGTGCAGATATTATCAAAAAAGGTAAGGAAACTTACAATTCAGAATATTAG
- the rpiB gene encoding ribose 5-phosphate isomerase B, producing the protein MKIFIGNDHTATEMKNKIVEYLKTNGHEVVNIGTNSNDSVDYPDFGKEVATKVVEEKAMGIVICGTGIGISISANKVKGARAALCYEDQTAILAREHNDANILALGARMIAIEKAVRLVDIFLNAKFEERHSCRVNKLNNQ; encoded by the coding sequence TTGAAAATTTTTATAGGAAATGATCACACAGCAACTGAAATGAAAAATAAAATAGTAGAATATTTAAAAACAAACGGACATGAAGTTGTAAATATTGGAACAAATTCTAATGATTCAGTAGATTATCCAGATTTTGGTAAAGAAGTTGCAACAAAAGTTGTAGAAGAAAAAGCAATGGGAATAGTAATATGTGGAACAGGTATTGGAATATCAATATCTGCAAATAAAGTTAAAGGAGCAAGAGCAGCTCTTTGTTATGAAGATCAAACAGCAATTCTTGCAAGAGAACACAATGACGCAAATATATTAGCACTTGGTGCAAGAATGATAGCAATTGAAAAAGCAGTTAGATTAGTAGATATTTTTTTAAATGCGAAATTTGAAGAAAGACATTCTTGTAGAGTAAACAAACTTAACAATCAATAA
- the upp gene encoding uracil phosphoribosyltransferase, with protein MAFTIIKHPLILDKLTRMRKEETSSKDFRENLNEIGQLMVYEIFRDVPLAEIDINTPVTKTKGYTIDIPVVLVPIIRAGLGMTEGIQRLVPTSRIAHIGLYRDEETLEPVQYYAKTTKDIETSYVIVVDPMLATGGSASKAIEIAKAWGAKQIKFVCLVAVQEGVNRIVKDHPDVDIYTASLDPILNDHGYIEPGLGDAGDRIFGTK; from the coding sequence ATGGCATTTACAATAATCAAACATCCTCTTATTTTAGATAAATTAACTAGAATGAGAAAAGAAGAGACATCTTCAAAAGATTTTAGAGAGAATTTAAATGAGATAGGACAGTTAATGGTTTATGAAATATTTAGAGATGTGCCCTTGGCAGAAATAGATATTAATACTCCAGTAACTAAAACAAAAGGATATACTATTGATATTCCAGTAGTTTTAGTACCAATCATTAGAGCCGGACTTGGAATGACAGAAGGAATTCAAAGATTAGTTCCAACTTCAAGAATAGCACATATAGGACTTTATAGAGATGAAGAAACTTTAGAACCTGTTCAATACTATGCAAAAACTACAAAAGATATTGAAACAAGTTATGTAATTGTTGTTGACCCAATGTTAGCAACTGGAGGTAGTGCATCAAAGGCAATTGAAATTGCTAAAGCATGAGGAGCTAAACAAATAAAATTTGTTTGTTTAGTTGCTGTACAAGAAGGTGTTAACAGAATAGTTAAAGATCATCCAGACGTTGATATTTATACAGCTAGTTTAGATCCAATTCTAAATGATCATGGTTATATTGAACCTGGTCTTGGAGATGCTGGAGATAGAATATTTGGAACAAAATAA
- a CDS encoding MG406 family protein: MLFKNKRTIIFLTFISIILVLISILTLFKVVDYTFITGYILGSIFLYISFIFMKLSIKDLTANLNPYNFMFFSTLRVGFYIVPFLISFYLPIIFNIYGLLTAFLINWIPLIFINKQK; the protein is encoded by the coding sequence ATGTTGTTTAAAAATAAAAGAACAATTATATTTCTCACATTTATTTCAATAATTCTAGTTTTAATATCAATTCTTACTTTGTTTAAAGTTGTTGATTATACATTTATTACAGGGTATATTTTAGGGTCAATTTTTTTGTATATTTCTTTTATATTTATGAAATTATCAATAAAAGATTTAACTGCTAATTTAAACCCTTATAATTTCATGTTTTTTTCCACTTTAAGAGTTGGTTTTTACATTGTTCCATTCCTTATAAGTTTTTATTTACCGATTATATTCAATATATATGGACTATTAACGGCATTTTTAATAAATTGAATTCCTTTAATTTTTATAAATAAGCAAAAGTAA
- a CDS encoding F0F1 ATP synthase subunit A produces MFLSEKSESMLGVWSSITPQLLSILLTCIIICTFCIVYNVKIRNYKEDKKLTGFLVLTEMFITKVENMVVTIMGKAHRKLTPYVMYLFMYIMVSSIVAILGIEPLTSSYTVTFSMGMVTFIGIYYYGLRYQKLAFFKRYYNPIEIIGQFVPLVSISFRLFGNILGGSILLGLLYASLIKLQGNIFWPSGPGMVWEDKLSYWWAGFNIFSVISLPWLHLYFDLFDGAIQSIVFSMLTLSYWSGAKNGEGGNEGKEKLER; encoded by the coding sequence ATGTTCCTTTCAGAAAAAAGTGAAAGTATGTTGGGCGTTTGAAGCTCAATAACACCTCAGCTTTTATCTATTCTATTAACTTGTATTATTATTTGTACATTTTGTATAGTTTATAATGTCAAAATCAGAAATTATAAAGAAGATAAAAAATTAACTGGTTTTTTAGTTTTAACAGAAATGTTTATTACTAAAGTTGAAAATATGGTAGTTACAATTATGGGAAAAGCTCATAGAAAATTAACACCATATGTTATGTATCTATTTATGTATATTATGGTTTCTTCAATAGTGGCAATTTTAGGTATAGAACCTTTAACTAGCTCATATACTGTAACATTCTCAATGGGAATGGTAACATTTATAGGTATTTATTACTATGGATTAAGATATCAAAAATTAGCTTTCTTTAAAAGATATTATAATCCAATTGAAATTATTGGGCAATTCGTACCTCTAGTTTCAATTTCCTTTAGGTTATTTGGAAATATTCTTGGGGGAAGTATTTTACTAGGATTACTTTATGCTAGTTTAATAAAACTTCAAGGAAATATATTTTGACCAAGTGGTCCTGGAATGGTGTGAGAAGATAAATTAAGCTACTGATGAGCGGGATTTAATATCTTCTCAGTTATTTCACTTCCTTGATTACATTTATACTTTGACTTATTTGACGGAGCAATTCAATCGATAGTTTTCTCAATGTTAACTTTATCATATTGATCTGGAGCAAAAAATGGTGAAGGTGGAAATGAAGGAAAAGAAAAATTAGAAAGATAG
- the atpF gene encoding F0F1 ATP synthase subunit B, translated as MLLVTAGIPNVIEGLFPNLANFIAHILSTIVILILLTKLVYKPFREMIKERRKKINELLDDAAAKLAKANRNNKEASKFLDSAKEESKQIINSAKLSADNLKLEIIENARNEATNIQTHAKQAIDFERNEMQEQMRQEVIDLAFVAAEKIMKENISKEKNEKMIKDFIKSLD; from the coding sequence ATGCTTTTAGTAACTGCAGGAATTCCTAACGTCATTGAAGGATTATTTCCTAATTTAGCTAATTTTATTGCACATATCTTATCCACAATAGTTATTTTGATATTACTTACAAAATTAGTTTATAAACCATTTAGAGAAATGATAAAAGAACGTAGAAAAAAAATTAATGAGCTATTAGATGATGCTGCAGCAAAGCTAGCAAAAGCTAATAGAAATAATAAAGAAGCTTCTAAGTTTTTAGATTCTGCAAAAGAAGAGTCTAAACAAATTATTAATTCAGCTAAATTATCAGCAGATAATTTGAAATTAGAAATAATTGAAAATGCTAGAAATGAAGCTACAAATATTCAAACACATGCTAAACAAGCAATTGATTTTGAAAGAAATGAGATGCAAGAACAAATGAGACAAGAAGTAATTGATCTTGCATTCGTAGCAGCTGAAAAAATAATGAAAGAAAATATTAGTAAAGAAAAAAATGAAAAAATGATTAAAGATTTTATAAAAAGTTTGGACTAA
- a CDS encoding F0F1 ATP synthase subunit delta, whose protein sequence is MIKQGLINNWATAICELAIEENKVKSFIETLENLKNIFEENEEAIVFLSNKFVPLKRRINFINEIFKKEIDILLLNCLKLIIERENFSSVNYIFKASIDKLWKTLKIEKGIVYSTIEIDKKSISEIEEKIHKKINQQIKLENKIDNSLIAGIRIEVANNIFDYSLKGKVENMKNSILENRK, encoded by the coding sequence ATGATAAAACAAGGTCTAATTAATAATTGAGCAACAGCAATTTGTGAATTGGCAATTGAGGAAAATAAAGTTAAATCATTTATAGAAACATTGGAAAATCTAAAAAATATTTTTGAAGAAAATGAAGAAGCTATAGTTTTTTTATCAAACAAATTTGTTCCTTTAAAAAGGAGAATAAATTTTATTAATGAGATTTTTAAAAAAGAAATAGATATATTACTTTTAAATTGTTTAAAACTAATAATTGAAAGAGAAAATTTCTCATCTGTGAATTATATTTTTAAAGCTTCAATAGATAAACTTTGAAAAACTTTGAAAATTGAAAAGGGAATTGTTTATTCAACAATTGAAATAGATAAAAAATCTATTTCAGAAATAGAAGAAAAAATTCATAAAAAAATAAATCAACAAATAAAATTGGAAAATAAAATTGACAATTCATTAATTGCTGGAATCAGAATTGAAGTTGCCAATAATATTTTTGACTATTCATTAAAAGGAAAAGTTGAAAATATGAAAAACAGTATTTTAGAAAATAGAAAATAG
- the atpA gene encoding F0F1 ATP synthase subunit alpha — translation MSLKINEISEVIKKQIKEYGKEIIESQEGTVASIGDGVALLFGLDNVMMGELLIFSNNIYGMALNLEDGAVGAVIMGDDSKIRQGDKVIRTEKVVETPVGDQLLGRVLNGIGLPIDGNGPLNNDKFAPVEKMASGVMSRKSVNEPMETGILAIDSIIPIGKGQRELIIGDRQTGKTAIAIDSIINQKGKNVKCIYVAIGQKESTVAQVVEKLKQAGSMEYTTVISASASESAPMQYISPYTGVSIAEEWMSKGDDVLIIYDDLSKHAIAYRTLALLLRRPPGREAYPGDVFYLHSRLLERAARVNENYGGGSITALPIIETQAGDISAYIPTNVISITDGQIFLSEQLFNSGIRPAVDTGLSVSRVGSSAQIKAVKQVAGTLKLELAQYYELQSFAKFGSDLDETTKETLNHGQKIVELLKQRQYKPISQIEQSIILLAIKERLIRWLPLNEMINFKESIINHFESNKEAKALRKLLATEKDFSNELYEKIKSHVVLVLKDMTSKIKGYEASDFGKEEEFKKLS, via the coding sequence ATGTCACTTAAGATAAATGAAATATCTGAAGTCATAAAAAAACAAATAAAAGAATATGGTAAAGAAATTATTGAATCTCAAGAAGGTACTGTAGCAAGTATTGGTGATGGAGTTGCTTTACTCTTTGGATTAGATAACGTTATGATGGGTGAACTTTTAATTTTCTCAAACAATATTTACGGAATGGCTCTTAACTTAGAAGATGGAGCTGTTGGTGCAGTTATTATGGGAGATGATTCAAAAATTCGCCAAGGTGATAAAGTTATAAGAACAGAAAAAGTTGTTGAAACACCTGTTGGAGATCAATTACTTGGAAGAGTTTTGAATGGTATAGGATTACCAATTGATGGAAATGGACCACTAAATAATGATAAATTTGCTCCTGTTGAAAAAATGGCATCAGGAGTTATGTCAAGAAAATCAGTTAATGAACCAATGGAAACTGGAATACTTGCAATTGATTCAATTATCCCAATTGGAAAAGGACAAAGAGAGTTAATTATTGGAGATAGACAAACAGGTAAAACTGCTATTGCAATTGACTCAATCATTAACCAAAAAGGGAAAAATGTTAAATGTATTTATGTAGCTATCGGTCAAAAAGAATCAACAGTTGCACAAGTTGTGGAAAAATTAAAACAAGCAGGTTCAATGGAATATACAACAGTAATTTCAGCATCAGCTAGTGAATCAGCACCAATGCAATATATTTCACCTTATACTGGTGTTTCAATTGCAGAAGAGTGAATGTCAAAAGGTGATGATGTTTTAATTATTTATGATGATTTATCAAAACACGCTATTGCTTACAGAACATTAGCTTTACTTTTAAGAAGACCACCAGGTCGTGAAGCTTATCCTGGAGATGTTTTTTACCTACACTCAAGATTGTTAGAGAGAGCTGCTAGAGTAAATGAAAATTATGGAGGAGGAAGTATTACTGCTCTTCCAATTATTGAGACTCAAGCTGGTGATATTTCAGCATATATTCCAACAAATGTTATTTCAATTACAGATGGACAAATTTTCTTATCAGAACAATTGTTTAATTCAGGAATAAGACCTGCAGTAGACACAGGTTTATCAGTATCAAGAGTTGGTTCATCAGCTCAAATTAAAGCTGTAAAACAAGTTGCAGGTACTTTAAAATTAGAATTAGCTCAATATTATGAACTTCAATCATTTGCAAAATTTGGAAGTGATTTAGATGAAACAACAAAAGAAACTTTGAATCATGGTCAAAAAATTGTTGAGTTATTAAAACAAAGACAATATAAACCTATATCTCAAATAGAACAATCAATTATATTATTAGCTATTAAAGAAAGATTAATAAGATGATTACCATTGAATGAAATGATTAATTTTAAAGAATCAATTATAAATCATTTTGAAAGTAATAAGGAAGCAAAAGCACTTAGAAAATTGCTAGCAACAGAAAAAGATTTCTCAAATGAACTTTATGAAAAAATAAAATCTCATGTTGTTTTAGTTTTAAAAGATATGACTTCAAAAATAAAAGGTTATGAAGCATCTGATTTTGGTAAAGAAGAAGAGTTTAAAAAATTAAGCTAG
- the atpG gene encoding ATP synthase F1 subunit gamma has product MPNLSELKNEISNIKDIRKITGAMELVATSKLKKISKRMGNIQTYLDEVYEVFNYIISHSEDSIYLKKPNQKLSSTLWIVIGSNLGLCGGYNSNIVKVLKPLINKKTDSVFAIGTKVINFCKANGINMKEQFTDIDVDFSNEYSREMSVNLLNYFVQKEFDQIKIVYTKFINNVTFEPKVLDMFPIEKKVDNSDTYEDVILEPDPETVLTTSVSMYLNTILFGTIIESQVSEQASRRMTMEAANKNGKELSESLRVMLNRKRQENITQEISEIIAGVNAQNED; this is encoded by the coding sequence ATGCCAAATCTTAGTGAATTAAAAAATGAAATAAGTAATATAAAAGATATTAGAAAAATTACAGGGGCAATGGAGTTAGTTGCCACTTCAAAATTAAAAAAAATATCTAAAAGAATGGGTAACATTCAAACTTATTTAGATGAAGTTTACGAAGTTTTTAACTATATTATTTCTCACTCTGAGGACTCAATATATTTAAAAAAACCAAATCAGAAATTATCAAGTACTTTATGAATAGTTATTGGATCAAATTTAGGACTGTGTGGAGGATATAATTCAAATATTGTTAAAGTATTAAAACCTTTAATAAATAAAAAAACAGATAGTGTATTTGCTATTGGAACAAAAGTTATAAATTTTTGTAAAGCAAATGGTATAAATATGAAAGAGCAATTTACAGATATTGATGTAGATTTTTCAAATGAGTACTCAAGAGAAATGTCTGTTAACTTATTAAACTATTTTGTTCAAAAAGAATTTGATCAAATTAAAATAGTTTACACAAAATTTATTAATAATGTTACTTTCGAACCAAAAGTTTTAGATATGTTTCCAATAGAAAAAAAAGTGGACAATTCTGATACATATGAAGATGTAATATTAGAACCAGATCCAGAAACAGTATTAACAACAAGCGTTTCAATGTATTTGAATACAATTTTATTTGGAACAATAATTGAATCGCAAGTATCAGAACAAGCAAGTAGAAGAATGACTATGGAAGCTGCAAATAAAAATGGAAAAGAACTTTCAGAAAGTTTAAGAGTAATGCTTAATCGAAAAAGACAAGAAAATATTACTCAAGAAATTAGTGAAATCATTGCTGGAGTTAACGCTCAAAATGAAGATTAG